The Humulus lupulus chromosome 3, drHumLupu1.1, whole genome shotgun sequence genome window below encodes:
- the LOC133822753 gene encoding protein ASPARTIC PROTEASE IN GUARD CELL 1, with protein MGFPFRIVLLLLCFSWEVIHSRTLSQTSKTTSLLNVATSTQKTVNVFSLESRSTQTHGYLDQQEQSVSSSSSISLHLHSRVSLHKPSHNDYRSLSLARLERDSVRVRSLSTRLDLVLGGVSNSDLKPLETNNSGMDKFGAEDVQAPIVSGTSQGSGEYFSRVGIGKPASSVYMVLDTGSDVNWVQCAPCAECYQQTDPIFEPASSTSYAPLTCETQQCKSLDVSECRNDTCLYEVSYGDGSYTVGDFVTETVTLGSVAVNNVAIGCGHNNEGLFIGAAGLLGLGGGSLSFPSQLNAKSFSYCLVDRDSDSASTLEFDSVFPPNAVTAPLLRNPQLSTFYYLGMEGISVGGELLPIPNSFFEVDGDGNGGVIIDSGTAVTRLQTDMYNALRDAFVNGTRHLQSTDGVALFDTCYDLSSKTSVEVPTVSFHFPNGNVLPLPAENFLIPLDSNGTFCFAFAPTSSPLSIIGNVQQQGTRVGFDLSNSLVGFTRNNC; from the coding sequence ATGGGTTTTCCTTTTCGTATTGTTCTCCTCCTGCTTTGCTTTTCTTGGGAAGTCATTCACTCCCGGACATTGTCGCAGACCTCGAAAACGACGTCGTTACTCAATGTAGCGACTTCGACCCAGAAGACCGTTAATGTTTTTTCATTGGAGTCTAGATCCACCCAGACACACGGGTACTTGGACCAGCAGGAGCAAAGCGTTTCTTCTTCGTCTTCAATTTCTCTCCACCTCCATTCACGAGTTTCCCTTCATAAACCTTCGCACAACGATTACCGGTCATTGAGTTTAGCTCGACTAGAGCGCGACTCGGTCCGAGTTAGATCTCTTAGTACCCGGTTGGATCTGGTCTTGGGAGGAGTTTCGAACTCGGATCTTAAACCACTGGAGACGAACAATAGTGGGATGGACAAGTTCGGAGCGGAGGATGTTCAGGCGCCAATAGTTTCCGGGACCAGTCAAGGAAGTGGCGAGTACTTCTCCCGAGTTGGAATCGGTAAACCAGCGAGTTCAGTCTACATGGTGCTCGACACTGGAAGCGACGTAAACTGGGTGCAATGCGCACCCTGTGCCGAATGCTACCAACAAACGGACCCCATCTTCGAACCGGCGTCATCTACTTCGTACGCGCCGCTCACTTGCGAGACTCAACAGTGCAAGTCCCTCGACGTCTCGGAATGCCGCAACGACACGTGTCTCTACGAGGTGTCCTACGGCGACGGGTCTTACACAGTCGGGGACTTTGTCACAGAGACCGTCACTCTCGGTTCGGTTGCCGTCAACAATGTCGCCATCGGCTGCGGTCACAACAACGAGGGCCTGTTCATCGGTGCGGCGGGCCTTCTCGGGCTCGGCGGAGGCTCACTCTCTTTCCCTTCACAACTCAATGCCAAGTCTTTTTCGTACTGCCTCGTGGACCGAGATTCTGACTCGGCCTCGACTCTCGAGTTCGACTCGGTCTTCCCACCTAACGCCGTAACAGCGCCGTTACTCCGCAACCCTCAACTCTCCACGTTCTACTACCTCGGCATGGAGGGAATCAGCGTCGGAGGCGAGTTGCTCCCAATTCCGAACTCATTCTTCGAAGTTGACGGCGACGGTAACGGAGGAGTCATCATCGATTCGGGGACGGCCGTTACTCGGTTACAGACGGACATGTACAACGCGCTCCGCGACGCGTTCGTGAACGGCACTCGCCACCTGCAGTCCACGGACGGGGTGGCATTGTTCGACACGTGTTACGATTTGTCGTCGAAGACAAGCGTGGAGGTCCCAACGGTGTCGTTTCACTTCCCGAACGGCAACGTGTTACCGTTACCGGCGGAGAACTTTCTCATACCGTTAGACTCTAACGGAACGTTTTGTTTCGCGTTCGCGCCAACGTCGTCACCGTTATCCATAATTGGAAATGTGCAGCAACAAGGGACACGTGTCGGTTTCGATCTATCTAATTCACTTGTGGGGTTTACACGCAATAACTGCTAG